In one window of Rhodoglobus vestalii DNA:
- a CDS encoding Brp/Blh family beta-carotene 15,15'-dioxygenase, whose translation MSTSTQWRGAVGRSTAPVETYLFSTIAVIAIVAFAVGGGAPPLAAQAVVLAVLVAVFGLPHGALDPLIARRIGLWRGSVSFAIFNLGYLVAVAAVVVLWMLAPGPSLVLFLAVSAVHFGADWNADRAVWLRVFAGVALLSLPSLSHRDEVAGLYETLAPGAGFAIAAAQFWIAPLALVGMLIGAVLAARRGRPWESVELTLAAVLALVAPPLVFFAIYFCALHSVRHLREGFAAESRGRLTVGITVLYTVVPILAAVGVLFAVSRGASLDARLLQIVFIGLAGLTVPHMILVGLDARHSTRTRSVLV comes from the coding sequence GTGAGCACGTCGACACAGTGGCGTGGTGCGGTCGGCCGCTCGACTGCTCCGGTCGAGACCTACCTGTTCAGCACGATCGCCGTCATCGCGATCGTGGCCTTCGCGGTGGGGGGTGGCGCTCCGCCGCTCGCCGCGCAGGCGGTGGTGCTCGCCGTGCTGGTTGCTGTGTTCGGTCTGCCGCACGGGGCACTCGATCCCCTCATCGCCAGGCGTATTGGGCTGTGGCGTGGGTCGGTAAGTTTCGCTATCTTCAACCTTGGCTACCTCGTGGCGGTTGCCGCGGTGGTTGTGCTCTGGATGCTTGCCCCCGGCCCGAGCCTGGTGTTGTTCTTGGCCGTGTCTGCGGTGCATTTTGGGGCTGACTGGAACGCCGACCGCGCGGTGTGGTTGCGGGTTTTTGCGGGGGTTGCGCTGCTTTCTCTGCCTTCTCTTAGCCACCGGGATGAGGTGGCTGGCCTCTACGAGACGCTTGCCCCCGGGGCGGGATTTGCCATCGCGGCAGCGCAGTTCTGGATCGCTCCACTGGCCCTTGTCGGCATGCTGATCGGAGCGGTGCTCGCGGCCCGCCGCGGTCGGCCCTGGGAGAGTGTCGAGTTGACGCTCGCAGCGGTGTTGGCTCTCGTTGCCCCGCCCCTGGTTTTCTTCGCCATCTACTTCTGCGCCCTGCACAGCGTGCGGCACCTCCGCGAAGGTTTCGCTGCCGAGAGTCGCGGCAGGCTCACGGTCGGGATCACAGTGCTCTACACGGTCGTGCCGATCCTTGCCGCGGTGGGTGTGCTGTTCGCGGTGAGCCGGGGGGCATCCCTCGACGCTCGGCTCTTGCAGATTGTCTTCATTGGCCTGGCCGGCCTCACCGTGCCGCATATGATTCTCGTTGGGCTAGATGCTAGACACTCGACTCGCACACGCTCGGTTCTCGTCTGA